The following proteins are encoded in a genomic region of Aquella oligotrophica:
- a CDS encoding SCP2 sterol-binding domain-containing protein: MKNQLFILIINRLLRANVGLADKMAKLTGKTIELILIGAKFRFEITGNFITETENTEPNVRINIPLSASTHLINPDQLKTMKQIQIEGELKIGQEFLQLLSQLHPEDLLYQHDNMILGIITRKLEKLVIMVIDYLKLLISNGLYSSSQYLQYESQDLVGHYEIEDFCNQVDELNSRYELLNKRIARLRNI; encoded by the coding sequence ATGAAAAATCAGTTATTTATCCTTATTATAAATCGCCTACTCCGTGCAAATGTCGGACTAGCTGATAAAATGGCCAAGCTTACAGGGAAAACTATTGAACTTATCCTCATTGGCGCAAAATTCCGATTTGAAATAACTGGTAACTTTATTACTGAAACCGAAAACACTGAACCAAATGTGCGAATAAATATTCCACTTAGTGCTTCAACTCATCTGATTAATCCTGATCAGCTAAAGACTATGAAACAGATCCAGATTGAAGGCGAACTTAAAATCGGGCAGGAATTTTTGCAACTATTAAGCCAGCTTCATCCGGAAGATTTATTATATCAACATGATAATATGATTCTGGGAATAATTACGCGTAAACTGGAAAAATTAGTCATAATGGTAATTGACTATCTCAAACTCCTTATTAGTAATGGATTATATTCAAGTAGTCAATATCTGCAATACGAAAGTCAAGATTTAGTTGGACATTATGAAATAGAAGACTTCTGCAATCAGGTTGATGAATTAAATTCCCGCTATGAACTATTAAATAAACGAATTGCCAGATTAAGAAATATATGA
- a CDS encoding ribonuclease catalytic domain-containing protein yields MTDLALIYDDNSYKIVRLLSQDKKSVSIELLAANKQQKKIKFDNLVDSFSSSNPEKLITSVSTLSQEIDQELLWELSSDNQLWNYESLAELYFSDSSLAHKIALFIALTSPEIYFVYNPKEKKLKRCNQEEINQHKLQIAKQKEYQEKFDRIYNKLINKEQPDWQIDPLSLLNKPDKNSIEFKASSKAAKELKLTLAELLFELGYIKSIEELMTTNFIRHYFPQGTELANITINDHSEDIPFNNTIKVFSIDDSNTTEIDDAFSVEKINDGWKIGIHISAPSLNKELLTIASSRISTVYYPGHKITMLPEQIISHYSLDQGKELPVVSIYFTIDNQMIVVSHESKLELVKVSDNLRTETLEQYFNTENLSIDHGYPYESELKLLHKFALALEEKRGRPSVNQLMVDYNFSFSDDGQVIIKPRLRGNPIDKLVSELMILANCTWGRMLTNAFIPAIYRVKQPREPVVMTLTPNSHTGLNVDYYTWATSPLRRAADIVNQSQIISLLTKTKPLAATDYAVANIVENFDDVYSAYLKFQDSMEHYWSLRYFLQENITQVNATFTFKCNVQLDGVPIQLDISHLTTMQPAGTVIKLAISDINLINQTFNYRIIN; encoded by the coding sequence ATGACCGATTTAGCTCTAATTTACGACGACAATAGCTATAAAATTGTAAGACTGCTTAGTCAGGACAAAAAAAGCGTATCAATTGAATTGCTTGCTGCGAACAAACAGCAAAAAAAGATTAAATTTGATAATCTGGTCGATAGTTTTAGCTCTTCAAATCCAGAAAAATTAATTACATCAGTCTCTACTTTGAGCCAGGAGATTGATCAAGAATTACTCTGGGAATTAAGTAGTGATAATCAGCTATGGAATTATGAAAGTTTAGCTGAATTATATTTTAGTGACAGCTCTTTGGCACATAAGATAGCACTCTTTATTGCACTAACCTCTCCTGAGATCTACTTCGTTTATAACCCAAAAGAAAAAAAACTAAAACGTTGTAATCAAGAAGAAATAAACCAGCATAAGCTCCAAATTGCCAAGCAAAAAGAATATCAGGAAAAATTTGACCGCATTTATAATAAACTCATCAATAAAGAACAGCCCGATTGGCAGATTGATCCACTTAGCTTACTTAATAAACCGGATAAGAACTCAATTGAATTCAAGGCGAGCAGTAAGGCTGCCAAAGAATTAAAGCTTACGTTAGCAGAGTTATTATTTGAACTTGGTTATATAAAATCAATTGAAGAATTAATGACTACTAATTTTATTCGTCATTATTTCCCACAAGGAACAGAATTAGCTAACATAACTATTAATGACCATAGCGAAGATATTCCATTTAATAATACAATCAAAGTGTTTTCAATTGATGATAGTAATACTACCGAAATCGATGATGCTTTCTCTGTGGAAAAAATTAATGATGGCTGGAAAATCGGGATTCATATCTCGGCTCCTTCACTAAATAAGGAATTACTAACAATCGCAAGTAGCCGCATTTCAACTGTGTATTATCCGGGACATAAAATAACCATGCTACCCGAGCAGATTATCTCTCATTATAGTCTTGATCAAGGTAAGGAATTACCAGTTGTGAGTATTTACTTCACAATTGATAACCAAATGATAGTTGTTTCACATGAAAGCAAACTTGAACTAGTAAAAGTTAGTGATAATCTTCGTACAGAAACATTGGAACAATATTTCAATACCGAAAATCTTTCAATTGATCATGGCTACCCGTATGAATCAGAGTTAAAGCTACTACATAAATTTGCTTTAGCCCTAGAAGAAAAACGCGGACGCCCAAGTGTTAATCAGCTAATGGTTGATTATAATTTTAGCTTTAGTGATGATGGCCAGGTAATTATCAAGCCACGGTTACGCGGTAATCCGATTGATAAACTGGTTAGTGAATTAATGATACTAGCTAATTGTACGTGGGGTCGCATGCTTACTAACGCCTTTATTCCGGCAATTTATCGGGTTAAACAGCCACGAGAACCGGTAGTAATGACTCTTACGCCTAATTCACATACTGGGCTTAATGTTGATTATTATACTTGGGCAACTTCGCCACTAAGGCGTGCAGCAGATATTGTCAATCAATCACAAATAATCAGTTTACTAACCAAAACAAAACCATTAGCTGCGACTGATTATGCGGTAGCTAATATCGTTGAGAATTTTGATGATGTGTATTCTGCTTATCTGAAATTCCAGGATAGTATGGAACATTATTGGTCATTACGTTATTTCTTACAAGAAAATATTACTCAGGTCAATGCAACATTTACCTTTAAATGCAATGTTCAGCTTGATGGTGTGCCTATCCAGCTTGATATTAGCCATCTGACAACTATGCAACCAGCGGGTACAGTTATTAAACTAGCTATCAGTGATATTAATTTGATAAATCAGACATTTAATTACCGAATAATAAACTAG
- a CDS encoding LysR family transcriptional regulator — protein sequence MFDDIILFIKLVEVGSFSQLAKLLNSSQATVSRRIQSLEENLGVTLLNRNQRHLEVTHDGQMLYEQFKKPATNLESSWRLVCEELQDELQGTIRLALTTEGARDIILPKLQDFLNEHPRARLHVTFTTQAIHLVKQHYDIAISSSLPESATHTVTILSKFKFKPYASPEYIKKYGAPTNLDELLTHRCIGSLGFAGEENNNYKAENLKTGEEKIISYTSRLYMDTTSHAAIVAKHGEFITGAWDAVVTNEVARGELVEILPDYSFFEIPCFLVRKAGVTSKLEQTFAEFIIKVFNESLHNKMNPLTEPL from the coding sequence ATGTTTGATGATATTATTCTTTTTATCAAACTAGTTGAGGTTGGTAGTTTTAGTCAATTGGCAAAATTACTAAATTCCAGTCAGGCAACAGTGAGCCGCCGCATCCAAAGCCTTGAAGAGAATTTAGGTGTTACACTACTTAACCGCAATCAACGCCATCTTGAAGTTACTCATGACGGGCAAATGCTATATGAACAATTTAAAAAACCAGCAACTAATCTGGAGTCATCATGGCGGCTGGTTTGTGAAGAATTACAGGATGAGCTGCAAGGAACTATCCGTTTAGCATTGACTACCGAAGGAGCAAGAGATATTATCTTACCAAAACTCCAAGACTTCTTAAATGAACACCCTAGAGCTAGGCTACATGTAACATTTACAACGCAGGCAATTCATCTAGTAAAACAGCATTATGATATTGCAATTAGCTCGTCTTTACCAGAGTCAGCAACACATACCGTAACCATTCTTAGTAAATTCAAGTTTAAACCATATGCAAGCCCAGAATATATAAAGAAATATGGCGCACCTACCAACCTAGATGAATTATTAACCCACCGTTGTATTGGCTCACTTGGTTTTGCTGGCGAAGAAAATAATAACTATAAGGCGGAAAACCTAAAAACAGGCGAGGAGAAAATAATCTCTTATACCAGTAGGCTATATATGGATACTACTTCACATGCAGCAATTGTTGCTAAACACGGTGAGTTTATCACCGGCGCTTGGGATGCTGTTGTGACTAATGAAGTAGCTCGCGGCGAATTAGTTGAAATATTGCCAGACTACAGTTTTTTTGAAATTCCGTGTTTTCTGGTGCGTAAAGCAGGAGTTACCAGTAAGCTTGAGCAAACATTTGCTGAGTTTATCATCAAGGTATTTAATGAATCATTACATAATAAGATGAACCCTTTAACTGAACCTCTTTAA
- a CDS encoding LysR family transcriptional regulator, whose translation MYDDLHIFIKVAEIANYSKAAILLKTSQATITRRLQSLEQELGVNLIKRNSRTFELTDKGKLVYEKMVESVKDFNTTLSDFKENKDVIRGTLKIAIPAALSYELITPLLSKFNQSYPQVQLIVSYTSNPIDLMKDDYNLAISTILPTSQNSKVKLLKKFQFKLYTTPEYIKSHGKLKKPEDLNNHNVIGLMSLDGHLRVSYPLTNVKTGKETIINHQASVYINNLLHGIQLAKTGNFIIGGWDELMKTELENGSIIPVLEDYLFGEMSCYFIRHNNTPSKLENLFTDFIFKSLGV comes from the coding sequence ATGTATGATGATTTACATATATTTATTAAAGTTGCTGAAATTGCAAATTATAGTAAAGCGGCAATACTATTAAAAACCAGTCAGGCAACCATAACCAGAAGGCTGCAAAGTCTTGAACAGGAACTAGGGGTTAACCTGATAAAAAGAAATAGTCGTACCTTTGAATTAACCGACAAAGGTAAACTCGTTTATGAGAAGATGGTTGAATCAGTAAAAGACTTTAATACCACACTTAGCGACTTTAAAGAAAACAAGGATGTTATTCGTGGGACACTAAAAATTGCTATTCCAGCAGCACTATCCTATGAATTGATAACACCGCTATTAAGCAAATTTAATCAATCATATCCACAAGTACAACTAATAGTATCCTATACCAGTAATCCAATTGATCTAATGAAAGATGACTATAATCTTGCAATTAGTACTATTCTACCAACCTCCCAAAATAGTAAAGTTAAGCTACTTAAAAAATTTCAGTTTAAGCTTTATACTACACCAGAGTATATTAAAAGCCACGGAAAATTAAAAAAACCGGAAGATCTAAATAATCATAATGTAATTGGGCTAATGAGCCTAGATGGTCATTTACGTGTAAGCTATCCGCTTACAAATGTAAAAACCGGTAAAGAAACCATAATTAACCATCAGGCATCGGTTTATATAAATAATCTGCTGCATGGAATCCAGCTGGCCAAAACGGGCAATTTTATTATTGGTGGTTGGGATGAACTGATGAAAACTGAACTTGAAAATGGCTCTATAATTCCGGTACTGGAAGATTATCTATTTGGTGAAATGTCATGCTACTTTATTCGGCATAATAATACTCCGTCAAAGCTTGAGAATCTGTTTACCGATTTTATTTTTAAAAGTCTTGGAGTGTAA
- the ubiB gene encoding ubiquinone biosynthesis regulatory protein kinase UbiB, which translates to MTLLRLLKIIITFKRYGLFQILRLNERITRFAILIDLLLWFIPAKLANEPLPKRVKLAFEKLGPVFVKFGQLLSTRPDLIPAEYMEELAKLQSQVRPFSSKLSREIIESALKHPIQKVFSSFTDDPVASASIAQVHRGKLLENGKEVAIKVLRPGIGKIIRKDIRLLKIIAKIVEKMFSDGKRLRPLAVVEEFETTIYGELDLSQEAANCTELARLHKGDHRIVIPEIYYDYCTKDVIVMEWKNGIPISEIAKLREQNIDLVKLSHYGVEIFYTQVFHFGFFHADMHPGNILCAADGRYIALDFGIVGCLSEEDKRYLAINILAFFNRDYKKVALTHVESGWAPKDTPIEQFENAIRAVCEPIFNKPLAQISFAQVLIKLFQVSRRFGIIVQPQLILLQKTIVNVEGLGRLLNPELDLWQTAKPILNKWLREQMGIKGVIKNLKEELPHWSYTLPTLPRNFANTLLKLQESSDMNLRYEKLLKNNQRQNQLLILVIIILILVLCIKL; encoded by the coding sequence ATGACATTACTTCGTCTTTTAAAGATAATCATTACATTTAAACGCTATGGCTTATTCCAGATCCTACGGCTTAATGAACGAATTACCAGATTTGCTATACTAATTGACTTACTGCTCTGGTTTATTCCAGCTAAATTAGCCAATGAACCATTACCCAAAAGAGTAAAACTAGCCTTTGAAAAGCTTGGACCAGTTTTTGTCAAATTCGGTCAATTACTATCAACCCGTCCAGATTTAATTCCTGCTGAATACATGGAAGAATTAGCTAAACTGCAAAGCCAAGTTCGCCCATTTAGTTCAAAACTTTCTCGGGAAATTATTGAGTCGGCATTAAAGCATCCGATTCAGAAGGTTTTTAGTTCATTTACTGATGATCCAGTTGCATCCGCTTCAATAGCACAAGTCCATCGGGGTAAACTACTTGAAAATGGCAAAGAAGTTGCAATTAAGGTTTTACGTCCGGGTATTGGTAAAATAATCCGTAAAGATATTCGCCTCCTAAAAATAATTGCCAAAATAGTTGAGAAAATGTTTAGTGATGGCAAGCGCTTACGTCCACTTGCTGTTGTTGAAGAGTTTGAAACAACCATTTATGGTGAGCTAGATTTATCTCAGGAAGCTGCTAATTGTACCGAGTTAGCAAGGCTACATAAAGGTGATCATCGAATAGTAATTCCTGAGATATATTACGATTACTGCACCAAAGATGTTATTGTGATGGAATGGAAAAATGGTATTCCAATCTCAGAAATAGCTAAGCTTCGGGAACAAAATATTGATCTAGTCAAACTCTCGCATTATGGCGTAGAGATCTTCTATACGCAGGTATTTCATTTCGGTTTTTTCCATGCCGATATGCATCCGGGAAACATCCTTTGCGCAGCAGATGGACGTTATATCGCACTTGATTTTGGCATCGTTGGCTGTTTATCAGAAGAAGATAAACGCTATCTCGCAATCAATATTCTGGCATTTTTCAATCGTGATTACAAAAAAGTTGCATTAACTCATGTTGAATCAGGCTGGGCACCCAAAGATACGCCAATCGAACAATTTGAAAATGCAATTCGCGCAGTTTGTGAACCAATTTTTAATAAACCACTAGCGCAAATATCTTTTGCCCAAGTACTGATCAAATTGTTTCAGGTTTCCCGGCGCTTCGGAATTATAGTCCAGCCACAATTAATCCTACTACAAAAAACCATTGTTAATGTAGAAGGCTTAGGTCGATTACTTAATCCCGAATTAGATCTTTGGCAAACTGCCAAACCAATTCTAAATAAATGGCTCCGCGAGCAAATGGGTATCAAGGGAGTAATCAAAAACCTTAAAGAAGAATTACCGCACTGGTCATATACTTTGCCTACCCTACCGCGTAACTTTGCCAATACCTTGCTTAAACTGCAAGAGTCTAGTGATATGAATTTGCGTTATGAAAAACTATTAAAAAATAATCAGCGACAAAATCAATTACTGATTCTTGTAATAATCATATTAATTCTAGTACTGTGTATCAAACTATGA